A genomic segment from Thermoplasmatales archaeon encodes:
- a CDS encoding adenylate kinase family protein, whose translation MKIALTGTPGVGKSEVSKILKKMGYKILRIDEIYEKFVVGYDEQRNSKIVDEKKMDKEIKKIKEEGVLIIEGHLSHLMSVDGVIILRCHPEELKRRLIKKGWGENKIRENAEAEALDIILQKALQKHKNIWEIDVTDKSIKEVAEEIRRIIEEKIPPNYGKIDYSEWLIENAR comes from the coding sequence ATGAAAATAGCACTGACTGGCACACCTGGTGTGGGAAAAAGCGAGGTTTCGAAAATTCTTAAAAAAATGGGATATAAAATATTGAGAATAGATGAAATTTATGAGAAATTTGTTGTTGGATATGATGAGCAGAGGAACAGCAAAATTGTTGATGAAAAGAAAATGGATAAGGAAATAAAGAAAATCAAGGAGGAAGGTGTGCTTATAATAGAAGGACATTTAAGCCATTTAATGAGTGTCGATGGAGTAATTATATTAAGATGCCATCCAGAAGAATTGAAGAGAAGGCTAATTAAAAAAGGGTGGGGTGAAAATAAAATAAGGGAAAATGCGGAAGCGGAAGCACTGGACATTATACTTCAAAAAGCACTGCAAAAGCATAAAAATATATGGGAAATAGATGTCACAGATAAAAGCATAAAGGAAGTTGCGGAAGAGATAAGGAGAATAATCGAAGAAAAAATTCCTCCAAACTATGGAAAAATTGATTATAGCGAGTGGTTGATTGAAAATGCTCGATAA
- a CDS encoding serine hydroxymethyltransferase, producing MDWLKEALFVREMAKKNNEFFGNCLPMIASENILSPLCQEMLITDFHGRYAEGTPGNRYYQGCKFFDEVERKAIELAKILFDCKYADVRPTSGTVANMAVFKAFAEPGSNVTALDTANGAHISYGKWGAAGLRGLNLHFYPFDEEKMNIDVDGAIKLIREVKPKLALFGQSVFLFPTPLKEVAEVAHEENAKVIYDAAHVLGLIGGGKFQQPLKEGADVITASTHKTLPGPQGGVILANKTKEEDKEMKYLDWAVFPGVTSSYHLHHVAAKAIAFAEHLKFGKEYAEQIVKNAKRLAESLYNLGFDVLGKDYGFTESHQILFRVGKEKGKESAEILEEGGIITNMNMVLGDEHPARPSGIRLGVQELTRLGMKEVEMEEIAIFFKRLLIDREEPARVRKDVFDFKKNYRKIHYCFYEGKDAYEFIELIK from the coding sequence ATGGATTGGTTAAAAGAAGCATTGTTTGTTAGGGAAATGGCAAAAAAGAATAATGAATTTTTTGGAAATTGCCTGCCGATGATAGCATCTGAAAATATATTATCTCCTCTATGCCAGGAAATGCTCATAACTGATTTTCATGGAAGATATGCGGAAGGCACTCCTGGAAACAGATATTATCAGGGATGCAAATTTTTTGATGAAGTAGAAAGGAAAGCAATTGAGCTTGCAAAAATTCTATTTGATTGCAAATATGCGGATGTCCGCCCAACTTCTGGAACTGTTGCAAATATGGCGGTTTTTAAGGCTTTTGCTGAGCCTGGAAGCAATGTAACAGCTCTTGACACTGCAAATGGAGCTCATATTTCTTATGGAAAATGGGGGGCTGCTGGCTTGCGCGGGCTAAATCTGCATTTCTATCCCTTTGATGAGGAAAAAATGAATATAGATGTTGATGGAGCAATAAAACTGATAAGGGAGGTTAAGCCAAAACTTGCTTTATTCGGCCAAAGTGTCTTTCTCTTTCCAACTCCTCTTAAAGAGGTTGCGGAAGTTGCTCATGAAGAAAATGCAAAAGTTATATACGATGCAGCGCATGTGCTTGGCTTGATTGGAGGAGGAAAATTTCAACAGCCACTTAAAGAAGGAGCGGATGTAATAACAGCATCAACTCATAAAACACTTCCCGGTCCTCAAGGTGGGGTTATACTAGCAAATAAGACAAAAGAAGAGGATAAAGAAATGAAATATCTTGACTGGGCGGTCTTCCCTGGAGTAACTTCTTCATATCATCTCCACCATGTTGCTGCAAAGGCAATTGCATTTGCGGAGCATCTAAAATTTGGAAAAGAATATGCGGAGCAGATTGTCAAGAATGCAAAAAGGCTTGCGGAATCATTGTATAACCTCGGATTTGATGTCCTAGGAAAAGATTATGGATTTACTGAATCGCATCAGATTTTATTCAGGGTTGGAAAAGAAAAAGGAAAGGAATCCGCAGAAATTCTTGAAGAAGGAGGAATAATAACAAACATGAACATGGTGCTAGGTGATGAGCATCCCGCAAGGCCATCCGGAATAAGGCTCGGGGTGCAGGAGCTTACAAGGCTCGGAATGAAAGAAGTAGAGATGGAAGAAATTGCAATATTTTTTAAAAGATTGCTTATTGATAGAGAAGAGCCTGCCAGAGTTAGGAAGGATGTTTTTGATTTTAAGAAAAATTACAGAAAGATACACTATTGCTTTTATGAAGGAAAGGATGCATATGAATTTATTGAGTTAATAAAATGA
- a CDS encoding CDP-alcohol phosphatidyltransferase family protein — protein MLDKYRNKVERIINPIASKIKLEANFLSYLSLLFAIFSGISSYFSYEIRYLLLVSSFFIIINGFLDAIDGEIARIRKKESKKGDFIDHSIDRFSDVFMLGGIAISPWINKIIGIASLSIVLLISYLGTQAQAIGYKRVYSGLLGRADRILILFISLIIQFFVQYKIFGFFLIEWVMLYFIFAGLITIIQRYFEIIKWLEFDK, from the coding sequence ATGCTCGATAAATACAGGAATAAGGTAGAGAGAATAATAAATCCGATTGCAAGTAAAATAAAATTAGAGGCAAACTTCCTCAGCTATCTTTCCCTTCTCTTTGCCATTTTTTCTGGAATTTCATCCTATTTTTCATATGAAATAAGATATCTTCTTCTAGTTTCCTCTTTTTTTATAATCATAAATGGCTTTTTGGATGCAATTGATGGAGAAATTGCAAGAATAAGAAAAAAGGAGAGCAAGAAAGGAGATTTTATAGACCATTCCATAGACCGCTTCTCGGATGTATTTATGCTTGGAGGAATTGCCATCTCTCCATGGATAAATAAAATTATTGGAATAGCATCGCTTTCAATTGTTCTTTTAATCAGTTATCTCGGCACTCAGGCACAGGCAATTGGCTATAAAAGAGTTTATTCCGGCTTGCTTGGAAGAGCGGATAGAATTTTAATTTTATTCATCTCTCTCATAATCCAATTTTTTGTCCAATATAAGATATTTGGCTTTTTCCTCATTGAATGGGTAATGCTTTACTTCATTTTTGCGGGCTTGATTACCATTATCCAAAGATATTTTGAAATTATAAAATGGCTTGAATTCGATAAATGA
- a CDS encoding UbiA prenyltransferase family protein — protein sequence MIKEYLKLSRSFNVGLTALAPVLGAFCNGERNLIYLFLFFLVGFFGHCYGFALNDIVDYRVDALSDELKERPLVSGKIKIRDAWIFTLLMLFISLSLGFFISYLYSNFYAFSILVFSAISITVYDFISKKYPAMDIFVALGIFLLILYGAFAVNKDINEITWITSALGTIQVLFMQFIAGGLKDAEHDYKAKAKTLAIKLGVRVEKKIFIPLSFKFLAYSLQFIYLFFIFYPFYKIFEHGLIQIIILSILSILMLYISHKLLSIKKFVRDEVRKYIGMHYYINFSLVPIMLTAINPFIFFLAFIPPLAFIISNIAIHKQILPKTM from the coding sequence ATGATTAAAGAATACCTCAAGCTATCTCGCTCATTTAATGTTGGATTAACCGCACTCGCTCCCGTGCTAGGGGCATTCTGTAATGGAGAGAGAAATTTAATTTATCTTTTCCTTTTCTTCCTTGTTGGATTTTTCGGGCATTGCTATGGCTTTGCCCTCAATGATATTGTTGATTATAGGGTTGATGCATTGTCTGATGAGCTTAAAGAAAGGCCTCTTGTAAGCGGGAAGATAAAGATTAGAGATGCCTGGATCTTTACCCTGCTGATGCTTTTTATATCCCTTTCCCTCGGTTTTTTTATTTCATATCTTTATTCAAATTTTTATGCTTTCTCAATTCTTGTTTTTTCAGCAATTTCAATAACAGTTTATGATTTCATAAGCAAAAAATATCCAGCAATGGACATTTTTGTTGCTTTAGGTATATTTTTGTTGATTCTTTACGGGGCATTTGCGGTAAATAAAGATATAAATGAAATAACATGGATTACCTCAGCCCTTGGCACAATTCAAGTACTTTTCATGCAGTTTATAGCGGGCGGACTTAAAGATGCGGAGCATGATTATAAAGCAAAGGCAAAAACCCTTGCAATAAAATTGGGTGTAAGGGTGGAGAAAAAAATTTTCATTCCCCTTTCATTTAAATTCCTTGCATATTCTCTGCAATTCATTTATCTCTTCTTCATTTTCTATCCTTTTTACAAAATATTTGAGCACGGCCTGATTCAAATCATCATCCTTTCAATCTTGAGCATTTTAATGCTTTACATAAGCCATAAACTTCTTTCAATAAAGAAATTTGTAAGAGATGAAGTTAGAAAATATATCGGGATGCACTATTATATAAACTTTTCTCTTGTTCCAATTATGCTAACCGCTATAAATCCATTCATTTTCTTTCTTGCATTTATTCCACCTCTTGCATTCATAATTTCAAATATTGCAATACATAAGCAGATATTGCCAAAAACAATGTGA